Proteins co-encoded in one Streptomyces roseochromogenus subsp. oscitans DS 12.976 genomic window:
- a CDS encoding polysaccharide deacetylase family protein has protein sequence MRRDVRRVGTGWPAVAAAVATVVGASVLGAMGGTGAGGAAGSRPDDRVRATASPTSPAHHTSPRPIAGQTSVPDPGLPAPVVSMDIAHASDKGPHAVNITVDDGPDPVWTPRVLRVLRDNGVKAVFCVIGTKAAELPAVVRQIVAEGHRLCDHTVHHDTTMDHKPRSFQYAEVAGAAQMIEQASGGVKPLYYRAPGGAFTPYSRQIAASMGMRPLGWNIDTDDYKRPGTQAILNTVEHELPNGPTILFHDGGGDRSQTVAALAALLPRLRNQGYRFGFPVR, from the coding sequence ATGCGGCGCGATGTGAGGCGGGTCGGGACGGGCTGGCCGGCTGTTGCGGCGGCCGTCGCCACCGTGGTGGGGGCCTCCGTGCTGGGGGCCATGGGCGGTACCGGCGCGGGCGGCGCGGCCGGGAGCCGTCCGGACGACCGTGTGCGGGCGACCGCCTCGCCCACATCGCCGGCGCACCACACTTCGCCGCGGCCGATCGCGGGGCAGACCTCCGTGCCCGACCCGGGACTGCCCGCTCCGGTTGTGAGCATGGACATCGCCCACGCCTCGGACAAGGGCCCGCACGCCGTCAACATCACCGTCGACGACGGCCCCGATCCGGTGTGGACGCCGCGCGTCCTGAGGGTGCTCAGGGACAACGGAGTCAAAGCCGTCTTCTGCGTGATCGGAACAAAGGCGGCCGAACTTCCCGCCGTGGTACGACAGATCGTCGCGGAGGGACACCGCTTGTGCGACCACACCGTCCACCACGACACGACGATGGATCACAAGCCCCGCTCCTTCCAGTACGCCGAGGTCGCCGGAGCGGCACAGATGATCGAGCAGGCGTCCGGCGGCGTGAAACCGCTCTACTACCGTGCGCCGGGCGGCGCCTTCACCCCCTACAGCCGACAGATCGCCGCATCGATGGGGATGCGCCCGCTCGGCTGGAACATCGACACCGACGACTACAAGCGGCCCGGCACGCAGGCCATCCTGAACACCGTGGAACACGAGCTGCCCAACGGACCGACCATCCTCTTCCACGACGGCGGCGGCGACCGCTCCCAGACCGTCGCGGCCCTCGCCGCGCTGCTGCCCCGGCTGAGGAACCAGGGGTACAGGTTCGGCTTCCCCGTGCGATGA
- a CDS encoding SDR family NAD(P)-dependent oxidoreductase has product MSTAQHKIGSGFGATSTADDVLRGIDLTGKLALVTGGYSGIGLETTRALVRAGAHVIVPARRPATAEQALTDVSGVELDELDLGDLESVRGFSERFLASGRNIDMVIDSAGIMACPETRVGPSWEAQFATNHLGHFALVNRLWPAISPGGARVVSVSSRGHHFSGIRWDDIHWRQGYDKWEAYGQAKTANVLFAVQLDKLGRDAGVRAFALHPGGIITPLQRHLPKEEMIERGWIDEDGNVLDPEGFKTPPQGAATQVWAATSPQLDGIGGVYLEDCDIAEPAPEGDAERVGVKDWAIDPEQAARLWELSAELTGVNAFAA; this is encoded by the coding sequence ATGAGCACTGCACAGCACAAGATCGGATCCGGTTTCGGCGCCACCAGCACCGCTGATGACGTCCTGCGGGGCATCGACCTGACGGGAAAGCTGGCCCTCGTCACCGGCGGTTACTCGGGGATCGGCCTGGAGACCACCCGGGCGCTCGTGAGGGCCGGCGCCCACGTGATCGTGCCCGCCCGCCGCCCGGCCACGGCCGAGCAGGCGCTGACCGATGTCTCCGGAGTCGAACTGGACGAGCTGGACCTCGGCGACCTGGAGAGCGTGCGTGGCTTCTCCGAGCGGTTCCTCGCCTCCGGACGGAACATCGACATGGTGATCGACAGTGCCGGGATCATGGCGTGCCCGGAGACACGGGTGGGGCCCAGCTGGGAGGCCCAGTTCGCCACCAACCACCTCGGTCACTTCGCCCTCGTCAACCGCCTGTGGCCCGCGATCTCACCGGGCGGTGCCCGGGTCGTCTCCGTCTCCTCTCGCGGCCACCACTTCTCCGGCATCCGCTGGGACGACATCCACTGGCGGCAGGGCTATGACAAGTGGGAGGCCTACGGTCAGGCCAAGACCGCCAACGTGCTGTTCGCCGTCCAGCTGGACAAGCTCGGCCGGGATGCCGGCGTCCGGGCCTTCGCCCTGCACCCCGGCGGCATCATCACCCCGCTTCAACGGCATCTGCCCAAGGAGGAGATGATCGAGCGCGGCTGGATCGACGAGGACGGCAACGTGCTCGACCCCGAGGGCTTCAAGACCCCGCCGCAGGGTGCGGCTACCCAGGTGTGGGCGGCGACCTCGCCGCAGCTGGACGGGATCGGCGGCGTCTATCTGGAGGACTGCGACATCGCCGAGCCCGCGCCGGAGGGCGACGCCGAGCGCGTTGGCGTGAAGGACTGGGCGATCGACCCGGAGCAGGCGGCTCGGCTGTGGGAGCTGTCGGCGGAACTGACGGGCGTCAACGCGTTCGCCGCCTAG
- a CDS encoding alpha/beta fold hydrolase, translating to MTADLRRAGAGKGDGDGDGGDRPASAPPSLPAEHAHRPHRSRLRRWLRRWLRRAALGCAVVLAAVTAASFVYNAVTSGRAAPPRGLRYVQAADIRTRYQTWGTAGPPVVLVHGAFESVDTWSRLAPLLARDHRVYALDLTGDGYSERHGPYTVDHFTRQLLGFLSAMHLGGPGERPLLVGHSSGAAVVTEAALRAPGRLGGVMLLDGDALDTGAGPPPAFTYVLIDPYRTSLLRLGLGIDAVIRSVYDAQCGPACPRLDAAGLDQWRRPLRVPGAENALWSMLAAGVPGLPADQVARLAGVHLPKSVVFGAQDDVFTRQTPQETARRIGAPPATLVPGARHLTMISSPEAVAAAVDRLTAASIVASR from the coding sequence GTGACAGCTGATCTTCGCCGAGCCGGAGCCGGAAAAGGGGACGGAGACGGGGACGGGGGCGACCGTCCGGCATCCGCTCCGCCGTCGCTCCCTGCCGAGCACGCGCACCGGCCACACCGCTCCCGGCTGCGGCGGTGGCTGCGGCGGTGGCTGCGGCGCGCCGCGCTGGGCTGTGCCGTCGTGCTGGCGGCCGTCACCGCGGCCTCGTTCGTCTACAACGCCGTCACGTCCGGGCGCGCCGCGCCGCCGCGGGGGCTCAGGTACGTGCAGGCCGCCGACATCCGCACGCGCTACCAGACCTGGGGTACGGCGGGCCCGCCGGTCGTCCTGGTGCACGGCGCCTTCGAATCCGTGGACACCTGGTCGCGCCTTGCCCCGCTGCTCGCCCGCGACCACCGGGTCTACGCGCTCGACCTGACGGGCGACGGATACAGCGAGCGCCACGGCCCGTACACCGTCGACCATTTCACCCGGCAGCTCCTGGGCTTCCTGAGCGCCATGCACCTCGGCGGTCCGGGCGAGCGCCCGCTGCTGGTGGGGCACTCCAGCGGAGCCGCCGTGGTCACCGAGGCGGCGTTGCGGGCCCCTGGCAGGCTGGGGGGTGTGATGCTCCTCGACGGCGATGCCCTCGACACGGGTGCCGGGCCGCCGCCGGCCTTCACGTACGTGCTGATCGACCCGTACCGCACCAGCCTGCTGCGGCTCGGGCTCGGCATCGACGCGGTGATCCGCAGCGTGTACGACGCACAGTGCGGGCCTGCCTGTCCGCGCCTGGACGCCGCCGGTCTGGATCAGTGGCGGCGCCCGCTCCGGGTGCCGGGCGCGGAGAACGCGCTCTGGAGCATGCTGGCCGCCGGGGTGCCGGGTCTGCCCGCGGACCAGGTGGCTCGGCTCGCCGGGGTGCACCTGCCCAAGTCGGTGGTGTTCGGCGCCCAGGACGACGTGTTCACCCGGCAGACGCCGCAGGAGACCGCCCGGCGCATCGGCGCACCGCCTGCGACGCTCGTCCCGGGCGCCCGGCACCTGACGATGATCTCCAGCCCTGAGGCGGTCGCGGCGGCCGTGGACAGACTCACGGCGGCATCGATCGTGGCATCCCGGTGA
- a CDS encoding LamG-like jellyroll fold domain-containing protein yields MPSEAGVPRRTVLTVLGAAPLAGTFAAAPAGAAELIGTTASATAADLPAAAAHWTFDEGSGTLAADSSGNGRTATLQGAAGWDTGKAGTHSLSLKAGGNATASGPALDTSKAFSVGAWVNLSQLGGYQTAVSIDGKAVSSFYLGLRDDTGTFAFARLGSDATQSAAVAAAASAPTTNTWTHLVGVSDPAAGVIRLYVNGVLEGETAYTAGWAGSGDTAIGRALYGGGHVDQWHGLIDDVWMFPSVLTSDQVAALAGVPVETTTPLLSVDAGNPAHAVSPILPGLMFEDINHSGEGGIYAELVQNRSMMASDTTPVHWSAVGAATLALDTATPLNTALNRSLKVVLPSSAGAGNRAGVSNDGFWGIPVRPGTSYTARLFAKASRRIGPLTVAIESADGRAVYASAHVPHIGTAFPGRPFELTLRTGSRTPVAGDARLTVTTADPAALGETLWLQHVSLFPPTYNNRPNGLRIDLMDKLVALKPKFLRFPGGNFVEGNTIATRFNWKNTIGPVWERPGHMDDAWGYWSTDGLGLLEYLEWVEDMHAQPVLAVYAGYSLKGEHVTGDALGPFVQDALDEIEYVTGPVTSTWGARRAADGHPEPFPLEFVEIGNEDWFDSSGSYDERFAAFYDAIKAKYPHLKLIATTSVTSRTPDLIDEHYYLAPSAAQASTHKYDNRDRNSTKVFVGEWAAQEGRPTPDLNAALGDAAWLAGLIRNSDQVLMECYAPLFSHVRNNVWATNLIAYDNLTSYVSPSYWAQHMLTSRLGNTVLPATARALPGLATVATRSGNRLYLAVVNCGTEKVTVPVELKGLAKGVKRQATATVLTGPSRATTNTLTEPGTLVPRTSSVTGAAASFTSTVPPLSVTVLELVLT; encoded by the coding sequence ATGCCTTCAGAAGCCGGAGTGCCGCGCAGAACCGTCCTCACCGTCCTGGGCGCCGCCCCCCTCGCCGGGACCTTCGCCGCCGCTCCCGCCGGGGCCGCCGAACTCATCGGCACCACCGCGAGCGCCACTGCCGCGGACCTCCCCGCCGCAGCCGCCCACTGGACCTTCGACGAAGGCTCCGGCACCTTGGCCGCCGACTCCTCCGGTAACGGTCGCACCGCGACGCTCCAGGGCGCGGCCGGCTGGGACACCGGCAAGGCCGGCACCCACAGCCTGAGCCTCAAGGCAGGCGGCAACGCCACGGCGTCCGGGCCCGCCCTCGACACCTCCAAGGCTTTCTCGGTGGGCGCCTGGGTCAACCTCTCTCAACTCGGCGGCTACCAGACTGCCGTCAGTATCGACGGCAAGGCCGTCAGCTCCTTCTACCTGGGCCTGCGCGACGACACCGGCACCTTCGCCTTCGCCCGGCTGGGCTCGGACGCCACTCAGAGTGCCGCGGTGGCGGCCGCCGCCTCAGCGCCCACCACCAACACCTGGACCCACCTGGTCGGCGTCAGCGACCCGGCCGCCGGCGTCATTCGCCTCTACGTCAACGGCGTGTTGGAAGGGGAAACCGCCTACACCGCGGGCTGGGCCGGCAGCGGCGACACCGCCATCGGCCGTGCGCTCTACGGCGGTGGGCACGTCGACCAGTGGCACGGCCTGATCGACGACGTATGGATGTTCCCGTCCGTCCTCACCTCCGACCAGGTCGCGGCGCTGGCCGGGGTCCCCGTGGAGACCACGACGCCGCTGCTGAGCGTGGACGCCGGCAATCCCGCGCACGCTGTGTCCCCCATCCTGCCCGGTTTGATGTTCGAGGACATCAACCACTCCGGCGAGGGCGGCATCTACGCCGAGCTGGTGCAGAACCGCTCGATGATGGCCAGCGACACCACGCCCGTCCACTGGTCCGCCGTCGGCGCAGCGACCCTCGCACTCGACACCGCCACCCCGCTCAACACCGCGCTCAACCGTTCCCTCAAGGTCGTGCTGCCGAGCAGCGCCGGGGCCGGAAACCGGGCCGGCGTCTCCAACGACGGCTTCTGGGGCATACCCGTGCGGCCCGGAACCTCCTACACCGCCCGGCTGTTCGCCAAGGCGTCGCGGCGCATCGGCCCGCTCACGGTGGCCATCGAGTCGGCGGACGGCAGGGCGGTGTACGCGTCCGCCCACGTGCCCCACATCGGCACCGCCTTCCCCGGCCGCCCGTTCGAGCTGACCCTGCGCACCGGTTCGCGCACCCCTGTGGCCGGTGACGCAAGGCTGACCGTCACCACGGCCGACCCCGCCGCCCTGGGCGAGACCCTGTGGCTCCAGCACGTATCCCTCTTCCCGCCCACCTACAACAACCGGCCCAACGGCCTGCGCATCGACCTGATGGACAAACTGGTCGCTCTGAAACCGAAGTTCCTGCGCTTCCCCGGCGGAAACTTCGTCGAGGGCAACACCATCGCGACACGGTTCAACTGGAAGAACACCATCGGTCCGGTCTGGGAGCGCCCCGGCCACATGGACGACGCCTGGGGCTACTGGTCCACGGACGGCCTCGGACTCCTCGAATACCTGGAATGGGTCGAGGACATGCACGCCCAGCCGGTCCTCGCCGTCTACGCCGGCTATTCGCTCAAGGGTGAACACGTCACCGGCGACGCGCTGGGGCCGTTCGTCCAGGACGCACTCGACGAGATCGAGTACGTCACCGGTCCTGTCACCAGCACCTGGGGCGCACGACGTGCCGCCGACGGACATCCGGAGCCGTTCCCGCTGGAGTTCGTGGAGATCGGCAACGAGGACTGGTTCGACTCCTCGGGGTCGTACGACGAGCGGTTCGCGGCCTTCTACGACGCGATCAAGGCGAAGTACCCGCATCTGAAGCTGATCGCCACGACGTCCGTGACGAGTCGCACGCCGGACCTGATCGACGAGCACTACTACCTCGCGCCGTCCGCCGCCCAGGCCTCCACCCACAAGTACGACAACCGGGACCGCAATTCGACGAAGGTGTTCGTCGGAGAGTGGGCCGCGCAGGAGGGCCGCCCCACACCCGACCTCAACGCGGCGCTCGGCGACGCCGCTTGGCTGGCCGGGCTGATCCGCAACTCGGACCAGGTCCTCATGGAGTGCTACGCGCCTCTCTTCTCGCACGTCAGGAACAACGTCTGGGCCACCAACCTGATCGCCTACGACAACCTCACCAGCTATGTGTCGCCCAGCTACTGGGCACAGCACATGCTGACGAGCAGGCTCGGTAACACGGTGCTGCCGGCCACCGCCCGTGCGCTGCCCGGCCTCGCCACCGTGGCCACCCGCTCCGGGAACCGCCTCTACCTCGCGGTCGTCAACTGCGGGACGGAGAAGGTGACCGTGCCGGTCGAACTGAAGGGGCTGGCCAAGGGGGTCAAGAGGCAGGCCACCGCGACGGTTCTGACCGGCCCCTCGCGCGCCACCACCAACACGCTGACGGAACCCGGCACGTTGGTGCCGAGGACGAGCAGCGTCACCGGCGCGGCAGCGTCCTTCACCAGTACCGTGCCGCCGCTCTCGGTCACCGTACTGGAGCTCGTCCTGACCTGA
- a CDS encoding beta-galactosidase, with the protein MCGLGVGVHPAAGAVSTSSAAPAAASPAPHSVTYDGYSFMIDGKRTYLWSGEFHYFRLPSQALWLDTLQKMKAAGFNAVSLYFDWGYHSPAPGVYDFTGVRDVDKLLDIANDLGIYVIARPGPYINAEVDGGGFPGWLSTAAGNTRTSDPEYLKYSDEWQMQIDHVIKRHQLTNGTGSVIEYQVENEYYHGSAAGRTYMKHLEAKAKADGITVPLVGNNNGTFNAGDAALDVDGADSYPQGFNCSSPAKWNGVPDISYDHVAGKPLATAEFQGGAFDPWGGPGYDKCAQLINDQFADVFYKQNIAVGATSQSFYMTYGGTNWGWLGMPENYTSYDYGAAIRETRQLDPKYDQDKLTGYFTHAVTPLTKTDALPATPTGNPKIVDTARANPDTGTQFHVLRHADSTATTSDSAHVTLDLGAHAGYTYDDPDPALTYTGSWSHVGAEQNYTGGDYQHTESFSNTAGDSVSVPFTGTGVKWISNLDTNHGIADVYLDGAKVKTVDTYGASKQNQYVAYQASGLPKGPHTLKIVVTGTQDSAATGTFVTVDAIDVTTGSAATAPVYTVPQQPGTALTLDGRESSIIVANYDLGGNHLQYSTSQIMTNATIAGRDVAVLYGDHGSDGETVLHYSSKPTVTSTGGTVGSTWDAATGDLRLNYRHTGLTRVTVTGGSRPLLLLLADTATAKTFWRQDTAAGPVLVRGTHLLRGAAYSATTLNLTGDTGTDGSIEVFAGADSLTWNGKPVHTTASASGSRTGTVPTAAPITLPALSNWKHMQESPEAQPGFDDTTWQVADKTTTHSTTQPGSLPVLFADDYGFHTGSTWYRGRFTGTGKETGITLATQSGGRAAASSVWLNGTFLGSSTADGRKTYDFPAGAVKAGRDNVISVLTVNMGHEEDYNESNGNKAARGLTGALLDGNPLNTLTWRLQGVRGGETPVDTVRGPLATGGLYGERAGWMLPGYPTGNWTPATLPATDTTPGVSWYTTDVALDLPEGQDTSLGLTLTDDPSRRYRAEIYVNGWDMGNYVNYLGPQHSFPVPDGILNPSGNNRIAIAVWNLDGSTGGLGKVALTNYGSYASSLRVAQNNSPRYDRTRYAMPSAPGARLTLNAPGSAGAGQHFTATATFQVPAGAPTASGVTAHLAAPDGWTVSPKPTPTAAQRIAPGTSVTFSWDVTTPADVAKTNALKATAAFVQRHRSSTATDERIVAAIPPPPPAGADQISDLPFLSATNGWGPVERDQSVGGTAANDGTPLKLGGTVYAKGLGTNSPSDVMVYLAGRCSRFTATVGVDNGDPGTGTFSVLLDGKALTTTPVLNGKSAPLTIDVPVTGGQVLDLSVGDGGDGNGNDHGDWANPVLTCT; encoded by the coding sequence GTGTGTGGGTTGGGCGTCGGTGTGCACCCCGCGGCGGGCGCCGTCTCGACGTCCTCCGCCGCACCTGCCGCGGCCTCACCCGCACCACACTCGGTGACGTACGACGGCTACTCGTTCATGATCGACGGGAAGCGGACGTACCTGTGGTCCGGAGAGTTCCACTACTTCCGCCTGCCCAGCCAGGCCCTCTGGCTCGACACACTGCAGAAGATGAAGGCGGCGGGCTTCAACGCGGTATCGCTCTATTTCGACTGGGGATACCACTCCCCGGCACCCGGCGTCTACGACTTCACCGGCGTACGCGACGTGGACAAGCTCCTCGACATCGCCAACGACCTGGGCATCTATGTGATCGCCCGGCCGGGCCCGTACATCAACGCCGAAGTCGACGGGGGCGGCTTCCCCGGCTGGCTCTCCACCGCGGCGGGCAACACCCGCACTTCCGACCCGGAGTACCTGAAGTACAGCGACGAGTGGCAGATGCAGATCGACCACGTCATCAAGCGCCATCAACTCACCAACGGCACCGGGTCGGTCATCGAGTACCAGGTGGAGAACGAGTACTACCACGGCTCGGCGGCCGGCCGTACCTACATGAAGCACCTGGAGGCCAAGGCGAAGGCCGACGGCATCACCGTGCCGCTGGTCGGCAACAACAACGGCACCTTCAACGCCGGTGACGCCGCCCTGGACGTGGACGGCGCCGACTCCTACCCGCAGGGCTTCAACTGCTCCAGTCCCGCCAAGTGGAACGGCGTTCCCGACATCAGCTACGACCATGTGGCCGGAAAGCCGCTGGCGACAGCCGAGTTCCAGGGCGGCGCCTTCGACCCATGGGGCGGCCCCGGCTACGACAAGTGCGCCCAGCTCATCAACGACCAGTTCGCCGACGTGTTCTACAAGCAGAACATCGCGGTCGGCGCGACCTCGCAGAGCTTCTACATGACCTACGGCGGCACCAACTGGGGCTGGCTGGGCATGCCGGAGAACTACACCTCCTACGACTACGGCGCCGCCATCCGCGAGACCCGCCAGCTCGACCCCAAGTACGACCAGGACAAGTTGACCGGCTACTTCACCCATGCCGTCACCCCCCTCACCAAGACCGACGCGCTGCCCGCCACACCCACCGGCAACCCGAAGATCGTCGACACCGCGCGCGCCAACCCCGACACCGGAACGCAGTTCCATGTCCTGCGCCATGCCGACTCCACCGCCACCACCAGCGACAGCGCCCATGTGACGCTCGACCTCGGCGCCCACGCCGGATACACCTACGACGACCCGGACCCGGCCCTCACGTACACCGGCAGCTGGTCGCACGTCGGCGCGGAGCAGAACTACACCGGCGGCGACTACCAGCACACCGAGTCGTTCTCGAACACCGCCGGCGACAGCGTGTCCGTGCCCTTCACCGGCACCGGCGTGAAGTGGATCAGCAACCTCGACACGAACCACGGCATCGCTGATGTCTACCTCGACGGCGCCAAGGTCAAAACGGTCGACACCTATGGCGCGTCCAAGCAGAACCAGTACGTGGCCTACCAGGCAAGCGGCCTCCCCAAGGGACCGCACACCCTGAAGATCGTGGTGACCGGAACTCAGGACTCCGCAGCTACGGGCACCTTCGTGACGGTCGACGCCATCGACGTGACCACCGGCTCCGCTGCGACGGCCCCCGTCTACACCGTCCCGCAGCAGCCCGGCACCGCGCTCACCCTCGACGGCCGCGAGTCCTCCATCATCGTCGCGAACTACGACCTGGGCGGCAACCACCTCCAGTACTCCACCTCGCAGATCATGACCAACGCCACCATCGCCGGACGGGATGTAGCGGTGCTCTACGGCGACCACGGCTCGGATGGCGAAACGGTCCTGCACTACTCGTCCAAGCCGACGGTGACCTCCACAGGCGGGACCGTCGGCTCCACCTGGGATGCGGCCACCGGCGACCTGCGCCTGAACTACCGGCACACCGGCCTGACCCGGGTCACCGTCACCGGAGGCTCCCGCCCGCTGCTCCTGCTGCTCGCCGACACAGCGACCGCCAAGACCTTCTGGCGGCAGGACACCGCGGCCGGCCCGGTGCTGGTCCGCGGCACCCACCTGCTGCGCGGCGCGGCGTACTCCGCTACGACCCTGAACCTGACCGGTGACACCGGCACGGACGGCTCGATCGAGGTCTTCGCGGGCGCCGACTCCCTGACCTGGAACGGCAAGCCGGTCCACACAACGGCCTCGGCGAGCGGCAGCCGCACCGGCACCGTGCCCACCGCCGCTCCCATCACCCTGCCGGCCCTGAGCAACTGGAAGCACATGCAGGAGTCCCCCGAGGCGCAGCCCGGCTTCGACGACACCACCTGGCAGGTGGCCGACAAGACCACCACCCACAGCACCACACAGCCAGGCAGCCTGCCCGTGCTGTTCGCCGACGACTACGGCTTCCACACCGGCAGCACCTGGTACCGCGGCAGGTTCACCGGAACCGGCAAGGAGACCGGCATCACCCTGGCCACGCAGAGCGGCGGCCGGGCCGCAGCCTCCTCGGTCTGGCTCAACGGCACCTTCCTCGGCAGCTCCACCGCCGATGGCCGGAAGACCTACGACTTCCCGGCCGGAGCGGTCAAGGCCGGCCGCGACAACGTGATATCCGTGCTGACGGTCAACATGGGCCACGAGGAGGACTACAACGAGTCCAACGGCAACAAGGCCGCCCGCGGCCTGACCGGCGCCCTCCTCGACGGCAACCCGCTGAACACCCTCACCTGGCGGCTGCAGGGCGTCCGCGGCGGCGAGACCCCCGTCGACACCGTTCGCGGCCCGCTGGCCACCGGCGGCCTGTACGGTGAACGGGCCGGCTGGATGCTGCCCGGTTACCCCACCGGCAACTGGACCCCGGCCACCCTCCCCGCCACCGACACCACCCCCGGCGTCTCCTGGTACACCACCGACGTCGCCCTCGACCTGCCCGAGGGACAGGACACCTCGCTCGGCCTGACCCTCACCGACGACCCGTCCCGCAGGTACCGCGCCGAGATCTACGTCAACGGCTGGGACATGGGCAACTACGTCAACTACCTCGGCCCGCAGCACAGCTTCCCCGTCCCCGACGGCATCCTGAACCCGAGTGGGAACAACCGAATAGCCATCGCTGTATGGAACCTGGACGGCTCCACCGGCGGCCTCGGCAAGGTCGCGCTGACCAACTACGGAAGCTACGCATCCTCACTGAGGGTCGCCCAGAACAACAGCCCCCGCTACGACCGGACGCGGTACGCCATGCCCTCCGCGCCGGGTGCGCGCCTCACCCTGAACGCGCCCGGGTCGGCCGGCGCCGGACAGCACTTCACCGCCACCGCGACCTTCCAGGTGCCCGCAGGCGCACCCACAGCCTCCGGCGTGACGGCACACCTCGCCGCACCCGACGGCTGGACGGTCTCCCCGAAGCCCACGCCCACCGCGGCTCAGCGGATCGCGCCCGGCACCTCCGTGACCTTCAGCTGGGACGTCACCACCCCCGCCGACGTGGCGAAGACCAACGCACTGAAAGCCACCGCCGCGTTCGTCCAGCGCCACCGCTCCTCCACCGCCACCGACGAACGGATCGTCGCCGCCATCCCGCCCCCGCCGCCCGCCGGGGCTGACCAGATCAGCGACCTGCCGTTCCTGTCAGCCACCAACGGCTGGGGCCCGGTCGAACGTGACCAGAGCGTCGGCGGCACCGCGGCGAACGACGGCACACCGCTCAAACTCGGCGGGACCGTCTACGCCAAGGGCCTGGGCACCAACTCGCCCAGTGATGTCATGGTCTACCTCGCCGGACGGTGCAGCAGGTTCACCGCCACCGTGGGCGTCGACAACGGCGACCCCGGCACCGGCACCTTCTCCGTCCTCCTCGACGGCAAGGCCCTCACCACCACCCCCGTCCTCAACGGCAAGTCGGCGCCCCTCACCATCGACGTCCCCGTCACCGGCGGGCAGGTCCTCGACCTGTCCGTGGGGGACGGCGGCGACGGCAACGGCAACGACCACGGCGACTGGGCGAACCCCGTGCTGACCTGCACATGA
- a CDS encoding L,D-transpeptidase, with the protein MATAGVLGAVLALTALGGTSNAATSGNGTGNVPKSQARADQAGAQDASDARIKITPGQGAYSVRVDDLVKVTVSDGKLTKVTMTAVATGTEIPGTLSADGTSWKPNGRLERATRYQVAAEAEDAKGRSVTGNATITTVSPANDFIGHLSPEDGSTVGVGMPVTVSFDKAISDKAAVQSKIQVSSSSGQRVVGHWFNGDRLDFRPKGYWKPGSTVTVTLSLHGIQKTVTFKIGRSQISTVDAKTKQMTVVRDGKTIKTIPISSGSPEHPTYNGQMVISEKFRQIHMNGASVGLRKKDGKPAYDINDVPHAMRLTDSGTFIHGNYWGADSIFGKVNTSHGCVGLKDVEGGGDGNQPAAWFFDNSMIGDVVIVKNSEDKTALAPDNGLSDWNMPWSEWVSGGATS; encoded by the coding sequence ATGGCCACGGCCGGCGTACTCGGCGCCGTACTCGCACTCACGGCCCTCGGCGGTACCAGCAACGCTGCCACCAGCGGCAACGGCACCGGGAATGTCCCGAAATCGCAGGCGCGGGCAGATCAGGCGGGTGCCCAGGACGCTTCCGACGCACGAATAAAGATCACGCCCGGGCAAGGTGCCTACAGCGTCAGGGTCGACGACCTCGTCAAAGTCACCGTCAGTGACGGCAAGCTCACCAAGGTGACCATGACCGCCGTCGCGACCGGTACCGAGATTCCGGGCACCCTGTCCGCGGACGGCACTTCCTGGAAGCCGAACGGCCGGCTGGAGCGGGCCACCAGGTATCAGGTCGCCGCGGAGGCCGAGGACGCCAAGGGCCGCTCCGTCACCGGGAACGCCACGATCACCACGGTCTCCCCGGCCAACGACTTCATCGGGCACCTCTCCCCCGAGGACGGCTCGACCGTCGGTGTGGGCATGCCGGTGACGGTCAGCTTCGACAAGGCGATCAGCGACAAGGCCGCCGTGCAGTCGAAGATCCAGGTCAGCTCCAGCAGCGGCCAGCGGGTCGTCGGCCACTGGTTCAACGGCGACCGCCTGGACTTCCGCCCCAAGGGCTACTGGAAGCCCGGCTCCACCGTCACCGTCACGCTCAGCCTCCACGGCATCCAGAAGACGGTCACATTCAAGATCGGCCGGAGCCAGATCAGCACCGTCGACGCCAAGACGAAGCAGATGACCGTCGTACGGGACGGCAAGACGATCAAGACCATCCCGATCTCGTCCGGCAGCCCCGAGCACCCGACGTACAACGGTCAGATGGTCATCTCCGAGAAGTTCAGGCAGATCCATATGAACGGTGCGAGCGTCGGCCTCAGGAAGAAGGACGGCAAGCCCGCATACGACATCAACGACGTACCGCACGCCATGCGCCTGACCGACTCGGGCACGTTCATCCACGGCAACTACTGGGGTGCCGACTCGATCTTCGGCAAGGTCAACACCAGCCACGGCTGCGTGGGCCTGAAGGACGTGGAGGGCGGCGGCGACGGCAATCAGCCCGCCGCGTGGTTCTTCGACAACTCGATGATCGGTGACGTCGTGATCGTCAAGAATTCCGAGGACAAGACCGCGTTGGCCCCGGACAACGGCCTCAGCGACTGGAACATGCCGTGGAGCGAGTGGGTCTCGGGCGGCGCCACCAGCTGA